The following coding sequences are from one Mustela lutreola isolate mMusLut2 chromosome 5, mMusLut2.pri, whole genome shotgun sequence window:
- the MATR3 gene encoding matrin-3 isoform X2, with protein sequence MSKSFQQSSLGRDSQGHGRDLSAAGIGLLAAATQSLSMPASLGRMNQGTARLASLMNLGMSSSLNQQGAHSALSSASTSSHNLQSIFNIGSRGPLPLSSQHRGDADQASNILASFGLSARDLDELSRYPEDKITPENLPQILLQLKRRRTEEGPTLSYGRDGRSATREPPYRVPRDDWEEKRHFRRDSFDDRGPSLNPVLDYDHGSRSQESGYYDRMDYEDDRLRDGERCRDDSFFGETSHNYHKFDSEYERMGRGPGPLQERSLFEKKRGAPPSSNIEDFHGLLPKGYPHLCSICDLPVHSNKEWSQHINGASHSRRCQLLLEIYPEWNPDNDTGHTMGDPFMLQQSTNPAPGILGPPPPSFHLGGPAVGPRGNLGAGNGNLQGPRHMQKGRVETSRVVHIMDFQRGKNLRYQLLQLVEPFGVISNHLILNKINEAFIEMATTEDAQAAVDYYTTTPALVFGKPVRVHLSQKYKRIKKPEGKPDQKFDQKQELGRVIHLSNLPHSGYSDSAVLKLAEPYGKIKNYILMRMKSQAFIEMETREDAMAMVDHCLKKALWFQGRCVKVDLSEKYKKLVLRIPNRGIDLLKKDKSRKRSYSPDGKESPSDKKSKIDGSQKTESTTEGKEQEEKSGEDGEKDTKDDQAEQEPNMLLESEDELLVDEEEAAALLESGSSVGDETDLANLGDVASDGKKEPSDKAVKKDGNASASAAAKKKLKKVDKIEELDQENEAALENGIKNEENTEPGAESAENADDPNKDTSENADGQSDENKEDYTIPDEYRIGPYQPNVPVGIDYVIPKTGFYCKLCSLFYTNEEVAKNTHCSSLPHYQKLKKFLNKLAEERRQKKEA encoded by the exons ATGTCCAAGTCATTCCAGCAGTCATCTCTCGGTAGGGACTCACAGGGTCATGGGCGTGACCTGTCTGCAGCAGGAATAGGCCTTCTTGCTGCTGCTACCCAGTCTTTAAGTATGCCAGCATCTCTTGGAAGGATGAACCAGGGTACTGCACGCCTTGCTAGtttaatgaatcttggaatgagTTCTTCATTGAATCAACAAGGAGCTCATAGTGCACTGTCTTCTGCTAGTACTTCTTCCCATAATTTGCAGTCTATATTTAACATTGGAAGTAGAGGTCCACTCCCTTTGTCTTCTCAACACCGTGGAGATGCAGACCAGGCCAGTAACATTTTGGCCAGCTTTGGTCTGTCTGCTAGAGACTTAGATGAACTGAGTCGTTATCCAGAGGACAAGATTACTCCTGAGAATTTGCCCCAAATCCTTCTACAGCTTAAAAGGAGGAGAACTGAAGAAGGCCCTACATTGAGTTATGGTAGAGATGGCAGATCTGCTACACGGGAACCACCATACAGAGTACCTAGGGATGATTGGGAAGAAAAAAGGCACTTTAGAAGAGATAGTTTTGATGATCGTGGTCCTAGTCTCAACCCAGTGCTTGATTATGACCATGGAAGTCGTTCTCAAGAATCTGGTTATTATGACAGAATGGATTATGAAGATGACAGATTAAGAGATGGAGAAAGGTGTAGGGATGATTCTTTTTTTGGTGAGACCTCGCATAACTATCATAAATTTGACAGTGAGTATGAGAGAATGGGACGTGGTCCTGGCCCCTTACAAGAGAGATCTCTCTTTGAGAAAAAGAGGGGCGCTCCTCCAAGTAGCAATATTGAAGACTTCCATGGACTCTTACCGAAGGGTTATCCCCATCTGTGCTCTATATGTGATTTGCCAGTTCATTCTAATAAG GAGTGGAGTCAACATATCAATGGAGCAAGTCACAGTCGTCGATGCCAGCTTCTTCTTGAAAT CTACCCAGAATGGAATCCTGACAATGATACAGGACACACAAt GGGTGATCCATTCATGCTGCAGCAGTCTACAAACCCAGCACCAGGAATTCTGGGACCTCCACCTCCCTCATTTCATCTTGGGGGACCAGCGGTTGGACCAAGAGGAAATCTGG GTGCTGGAAATGGGAACCTGCAAGGACCAAGACACATGCAGAAAGGCAGAGTG GAAACAAGCCGAGTTGTTCACATCATGGATTTTCAACGAGGGAAAAACTTGAGATACCAACTGTTACAGCTGGTGGAACCATTTGGAGTCATTTCAAATCATCTGattctaaataaaattaatgag GCATTTATTGAAATGGCAACTACAGAGGATGCTCAAGCTGCAGTGGATTATTATACAACCACACCAGCATTAGTATTTGGCAAGCCAGTGAGAGTTCATTTATCACAGAAGTATAAAAGAATAAAG aaACCTGAGGGGAAGCCAGACCAGAAGTTTGATCAAAAGCAAGAGCTTGGACGTGTGATACATCTCAGCAATTTACCTCATTCTGGCTATTCTGACAGTGCAGTTCTCAAGCTTGCTGAGccttatggaaaaataaaaaattacatactGATGAGGATGAAAAGTCAG gcctttattgaGATGGAGACCAGAGAAGATGCAATGGCAATGGTCGACCACTGTTTGAAAAAGGCGCTTTGGTTTCAGGGGAGATGTGTGAAAGTTGACttgtctgaaaaatataaaaaattggtACTGAGG atTCCCAACAGAGGCATTGACTTACTGAAAAAAGATAAATCTCG GAAAAGATCTTATTCTCCAGATGGCAAAGAATCTCCAAGCGATAAGAAATCCAAGATTGATGGTTCCCAGAAGACTGAAAGTACAACTGAAGGTaaagaacaagaagagaaatCAGGTGAAGATGGTGAAAAAGATACAAAGGATGACCAAGCCGAGCAAGAGCCTAACATGCTTCTTGAATCTGAAGATGAGCTACTCGTGgatgaagaagaagcagcagcactaCTAGAAAGTGGCAGTTCGGTGGGAGATGAGACAGATCTTGCTAATTTAGGTGATGTCGCTTCTGATGGGAAAAAGGAACCTTCGGACAAAGCTGTGAAAAAAGATGGAAATGCCAGTGCTTCAGCAGCTGCaaagaaaaagctgaaaaag GTGGACAAGATCGAGGAACTTGATCAAGAAAATGAAGCAGCGTtggaaaatggaattaaaaatgaggaaaatacagAACCAGGCGCTGAATCTGCTGAGAATGCTGATGATCCCAACAAAGATACAAGTGAAAATGCAGATGGCCAAAGTGATGAAAACAAGGAGGACTATACAATTCCAGATGAGTATAGAATTGGACCATATCAGCCCAATGTTCCTGTTG GTATAGACTATGTGATACCTAAAACAGGGTTTTACTGTAAGCTGTGTTCACTCTTTTATACAAATGAAGAAGTTGCAAAGAATACTCATTGCAGCAGCCTTCCTCATTATCAGAAATTAAAG aaatttctGAATAAATTGGCAGAAGAACGCAGGCAGAAGAAGGAAGCTTAA
- the MATR3 gene encoding matrin-3 isoform X1: MSKSFQQSSLGRDSQGHGRDLSAAGIGLLAAATQSLSMPASLGRMNQGTARLASLMNLGMSSSLNQQGAHSALSSASTSSHNLQSIFNIGSRGPLPLSSQHRGDADQASNILASFGLSARDLDELSRYPEDKITPENLPQILLQLKRRRTEEGPTLSYGRDGRSATREPPYRVPRDDWEEKRHFRRDSFDDRGPSLNPVLDYDHGSRSQESGYYDRMDYEDDRLRDGERCRDDSFFGETSHNYHKFDSEYERMGRGPGPLQERSLFEKKRGAPPSSNIEDFHGLLPKGYPHLCSICDLPVHSNKEWSQHINGASHSRRCQLLLEIYPEWNPDNDTGHTMGDPFMLQQSTNPAPGILGPPPPSFHLGGPAVGPRGNLGAGNGNLQGPRHMQKGRVETSRVVHIMDFQRGKNLRYQLLQLVEPFGVISNHLILNKINEAFIEMATTEDAQAAVDYYTTTPALVFGKPVRVHLSQKYKRIKKPEGKPDQKFDQKQELGRVIHLSNLPHSGYSDSAVLKLAEPYGKIKNYILMRMKSQAFIEMETREDAMAMVDHCLKKALWFQGRCVKVDLSEKYKKLVLRIPNRGIDLLKKDKSRKRSYSPDGKESPSDKKSKIDGSQKTESTTEGKEQEEKSGEDGEKDTKDDQAEQEPNMLLESEDELLVDEEEAAALLESGSSVGDETDLANLGDVASDGKKEPSDKAVKKDGNASASAAAKKKLKKRRFPGSMEGFVTLDEVGDEEDSELQKLRKSGMAFKSGDKNDDGLVEIKVDKIEELDQENEAALENGIKNEENTEPGAESAENADDPNKDTSENADGQSDENKEDYTIPDEYRIGPYQPNVPVGIDYVIPKTGFYCKLCSLFYTNEEVAKNTHCSSLPHYQKLKKFLNKLAEERRQKKEA; encoded by the exons ATGTCCAAGTCATTCCAGCAGTCATCTCTCGGTAGGGACTCACAGGGTCATGGGCGTGACCTGTCTGCAGCAGGAATAGGCCTTCTTGCTGCTGCTACCCAGTCTTTAAGTATGCCAGCATCTCTTGGAAGGATGAACCAGGGTACTGCACGCCTTGCTAGtttaatgaatcttggaatgagTTCTTCATTGAATCAACAAGGAGCTCATAGTGCACTGTCTTCTGCTAGTACTTCTTCCCATAATTTGCAGTCTATATTTAACATTGGAAGTAGAGGTCCACTCCCTTTGTCTTCTCAACACCGTGGAGATGCAGACCAGGCCAGTAACATTTTGGCCAGCTTTGGTCTGTCTGCTAGAGACTTAGATGAACTGAGTCGTTATCCAGAGGACAAGATTACTCCTGAGAATTTGCCCCAAATCCTTCTACAGCTTAAAAGGAGGAGAACTGAAGAAGGCCCTACATTGAGTTATGGTAGAGATGGCAGATCTGCTACACGGGAACCACCATACAGAGTACCTAGGGATGATTGGGAAGAAAAAAGGCACTTTAGAAGAGATAGTTTTGATGATCGTGGTCCTAGTCTCAACCCAGTGCTTGATTATGACCATGGAAGTCGTTCTCAAGAATCTGGTTATTATGACAGAATGGATTATGAAGATGACAGATTAAGAGATGGAGAAAGGTGTAGGGATGATTCTTTTTTTGGTGAGACCTCGCATAACTATCATAAATTTGACAGTGAGTATGAGAGAATGGGACGTGGTCCTGGCCCCTTACAAGAGAGATCTCTCTTTGAGAAAAAGAGGGGCGCTCCTCCAAGTAGCAATATTGAAGACTTCCATGGACTCTTACCGAAGGGTTATCCCCATCTGTGCTCTATATGTGATTTGCCAGTTCATTCTAATAAG GAGTGGAGTCAACATATCAATGGAGCAAGTCACAGTCGTCGATGCCAGCTTCTTCTTGAAAT CTACCCAGAATGGAATCCTGACAATGATACAGGACACACAAt GGGTGATCCATTCATGCTGCAGCAGTCTACAAACCCAGCACCAGGAATTCTGGGACCTCCACCTCCCTCATTTCATCTTGGGGGACCAGCGGTTGGACCAAGAGGAAATCTGG GTGCTGGAAATGGGAACCTGCAAGGACCAAGACACATGCAGAAAGGCAGAGTG GAAACAAGCCGAGTTGTTCACATCATGGATTTTCAACGAGGGAAAAACTTGAGATACCAACTGTTACAGCTGGTGGAACCATTTGGAGTCATTTCAAATCATCTGattctaaataaaattaatgag GCATTTATTGAAATGGCAACTACAGAGGATGCTCAAGCTGCAGTGGATTATTATACAACCACACCAGCATTAGTATTTGGCAAGCCAGTGAGAGTTCATTTATCACAGAAGTATAAAAGAATAAAG aaACCTGAGGGGAAGCCAGACCAGAAGTTTGATCAAAAGCAAGAGCTTGGACGTGTGATACATCTCAGCAATTTACCTCATTCTGGCTATTCTGACAGTGCAGTTCTCAAGCTTGCTGAGccttatggaaaaataaaaaattacatactGATGAGGATGAAAAGTCAG gcctttattgaGATGGAGACCAGAGAAGATGCAATGGCAATGGTCGACCACTGTTTGAAAAAGGCGCTTTGGTTTCAGGGGAGATGTGTGAAAGTTGACttgtctgaaaaatataaaaaattggtACTGAGG atTCCCAACAGAGGCATTGACTTACTGAAAAAAGATAAATCTCG GAAAAGATCTTATTCTCCAGATGGCAAAGAATCTCCAAGCGATAAGAAATCCAAGATTGATGGTTCCCAGAAGACTGAAAGTACAACTGAAGGTaaagaacaagaagagaaatCAGGTGAAGATGGTGAAAAAGATACAAAGGATGACCAAGCCGAGCAAGAGCCTAACATGCTTCTTGAATCTGAAGATGAGCTACTCGTGgatgaagaagaagcagcagcactaCTAGAAAGTGGCAGTTCGGTGGGAGATGAGACAGATCTTGCTAATTTAGGTGATGTCGCTTCTGATGGGAAAAAGGAACCTTCGGACAAAGCTGTGAAAAAAGATGGAAATGCCAGTGCTTCAGCAGCTGCaaagaaaaagctgaaaaag CGTCGTTTCCCAGGGAGTATGGAAGGTTTTGTCACTCTAGATGAGGTTGGTGATGAGGAAGATTCGGAACTTCAGAAACTTCGTAAATCGGGCATGGCATTTAAATCTGGTGACAAAAATGATGATGGTTTGGTTGAAATTAAGGTGGACAAGATCGAGGAACTTGATCAAGAAAATGAAGCAGCGTtggaaaatggaattaaaaatgaggaaaatacagAACCAGGCGCTGAATCTGCTGAGAATGCTGATGATCCCAACAAAGATACAAGTGAAAATGCAGATGGCCAAAGTGATGAAAACAAGGAGGACTATACAATTCCAGATGAGTATAGAATTGGACCATATCAGCCCAATGTTCCTGTTG GTATAGACTATGTGATACCTAAAACAGGGTTTTACTGTAAGCTGTGTTCACTCTTTTATACAAATGAAGAAGTTGCAAAGAATACTCATTGCAGCAGCCTTCCTCATTATCAGAAATTAAAG aaatttctGAATAAATTGGCAGAAGAACGCAGGCAGAAGAAGGAAGCTTAA
- the MATR3 gene encoding matrin-3 isoform X3, with protein MLGAQWRRNQPPRAAEEWSQHINGASHSRRCQLLLEIYPEWNPDNDTGHTMGDPFMLQQSTNPAPGILGPPPPSFHLGGPAVGPRGNLGAGNGNLQGPRHMQKGRVETSRVVHIMDFQRGKNLRYQLLQLVEPFGVISNHLILNKINEAFIEMATTEDAQAAVDYYTTTPALVFGKPVRVHLSQKYKRIKKPEGKPDQKFDQKQELGRVIHLSNLPHSGYSDSAVLKLAEPYGKIKNYILMRMKSQAFIEMETREDAMAMVDHCLKKALWFQGRCVKVDLSEKYKKLVLRIPNRGIDLLKKDKSRKRSYSPDGKESPSDKKSKIDGSQKTESTTEGKEQEEKSGEDGEKDTKDDQAEQEPNMLLESEDELLVDEEEAAALLESGSSVGDETDLANLGDVASDGKKEPSDKAVKKDGNASASAAAKKKLKKRRFPGSMEGFVTLDEVGDEEDSELQKLRKSGMAFKSGDKNDDGLVEIKVDKIEELDQENEAALENGIKNEENTEPGAESAENADDPNKDTSENADGQSDENKEDYTIPDEYRIGPYQPNVPVGIDYVIPKTGFYCKLCSLFYTNEEVAKNTHCSSLPHYQKLKKFLNKLAEERRQKKEA; from the exons GAGTGGAGTCAACATATCAATGGAGCAAGTCACAGTCGTCGATGCCAGCTTCTTCTTGAAAT CTACCCAGAATGGAATCCTGACAATGATACAGGACACACAAt GGGTGATCCATTCATGCTGCAGCAGTCTACAAACCCAGCACCAGGAATTCTGGGACCTCCACCTCCCTCATTTCATCTTGGGGGACCAGCGGTTGGACCAAGAGGAAATCTGG GTGCTGGAAATGGGAACCTGCAAGGACCAAGACACATGCAGAAAGGCAGAGTG GAAACAAGCCGAGTTGTTCACATCATGGATTTTCAACGAGGGAAAAACTTGAGATACCAACTGTTACAGCTGGTGGAACCATTTGGAGTCATTTCAAATCATCTGattctaaataaaattaatgag GCATTTATTGAAATGGCAACTACAGAGGATGCTCAAGCTGCAGTGGATTATTATACAACCACACCAGCATTAGTATTTGGCAAGCCAGTGAGAGTTCATTTATCACAGAAGTATAAAAGAATAAAG aaACCTGAGGGGAAGCCAGACCAGAAGTTTGATCAAAAGCAAGAGCTTGGACGTGTGATACATCTCAGCAATTTACCTCATTCTGGCTATTCTGACAGTGCAGTTCTCAAGCTTGCTGAGccttatggaaaaataaaaaattacatactGATGAGGATGAAAAGTCAG gcctttattgaGATGGAGACCAGAGAAGATGCAATGGCAATGGTCGACCACTGTTTGAAAAAGGCGCTTTGGTTTCAGGGGAGATGTGTGAAAGTTGACttgtctgaaaaatataaaaaattggtACTGAGG atTCCCAACAGAGGCATTGACTTACTGAAAAAAGATAAATCTCG GAAAAGATCTTATTCTCCAGATGGCAAAGAATCTCCAAGCGATAAGAAATCCAAGATTGATGGTTCCCAGAAGACTGAAAGTACAACTGAAGGTaaagaacaagaagagaaatCAGGTGAAGATGGTGAAAAAGATACAAAGGATGACCAAGCCGAGCAAGAGCCTAACATGCTTCTTGAATCTGAAGATGAGCTACTCGTGgatgaagaagaagcagcagcactaCTAGAAAGTGGCAGTTCGGTGGGAGATGAGACAGATCTTGCTAATTTAGGTGATGTCGCTTCTGATGGGAAAAAGGAACCTTCGGACAAAGCTGTGAAAAAAGATGGAAATGCCAGTGCTTCAGCAGCTGCaaagaaaaagctgaaaaag CGTCGTTTCCCAGGGAGTATGGAAGGTTTTGTCACTCTAGATGAGGTTGGTGATGAGGAAGATTCGGAACTTCAGAAACTTCGTAAATCGGGCATGGCATTTAAATCTGGTGACAAAAATGATGATGGTTTGGTTGAAATTAAGGTGGACAAGATCGAGGAACTTGATCAAGAAAATGAAGCAGCGTtggaaaatggaattaaaaatgaggaaaatacagAACCAGGCGCTGAATCTGCTGAGAATGCTGATGATCCCAACAAAGATACAAGTGAAAATGCAGATGGCCAAAGTGATGAAAACAAGGAGGACTATACAATTCCAGATGAGTATAGAATTGGACCATATCAGCCCAATGTTCCTGTTG GTATAGACTATGTGATACCTAAAACAGGGTTTTACTGTAAGCTGTGTTCACTCTTTTATACAAATGAAGAAGTTGCAAAGAATACTCATTGCAGCAGCCTTCCTCATTATCAGAAATTAAAG aaatttctGAATAAATTGGCAGAAGAACGCAGGCAGAAGAAGGAAGCTTAA
- the MATR3 gene encoding matrin-3 isoform X4, with amino-acid sequence MGDPFMLQQSTNPAPGILGPPPPSFHLGGPAVGPRGNLGAGNGNLQGPRHMQKGRVETSRVVHIMDFQRGKNLRYQLLQLVEPFGVISNHLILNKINEAFIEMATTEDAQAAVDYYTTTPALVFGKPVRVHLSQKYKRIKKPEGKPDQKFDQKQELGRVIHLSNLPHSGYSDSAVLKLAEPYGKIKNYILMRMKSQAFIEMETREDAMAMVDHCLKKALWFQGRCVKVDLSEKYKKLVLRIPNRGIDLLKKDKSRKRSYSPDGKESPSDKKSKIDGSQKTESTTEGKEQEEKSGEDGEKDTKDDQAEQEPNMLLESEDELLVDEEEAAALLESGSSVGDETDLANLGDVASDGKKEPSDKAVKKDGNASASAAAKKKLKKRRFPGSMEGFVTLDEVGDEEDSELQKLRKSGMAFKSGDKNDDGLVEIKVDKIEELDQENEAALENGIKNEENTEPGAESAENADDPNKDTSENADGQSDENKEDYTIPDEYRIGPYQPNVPVGIDYVIPKTGFYCKLCSLFYTNEEVAKNTHCSSLPHYQKLKKFLNKLAEERRQKKEA; translated from the exons At GGGTGATCCATTCATGCTGCAGCAGTCTACAAACCCAGCACCAGGAATTCTGGGACCTCCACCTCCCTCATTTCATCTTGGGGGACCAGCGGTTGGACCAAGAGGAAATCTGG GTGCTGGAAATGGGAACCTGCAAGGACCAAGACACATGCAGAAAGGCAGAGTG GAAACAAGCCGAGTTGTTCACATCATGGATTTTCAACGAGGGAAAAACTTGAGATACCAACTGTTACAGCTGGTGGAACCATTTGGAGTCATTTCAAATCATCTGattctaaataaaattaatgag GCATTTATTGAAATGGCAACTACAGAGGATGCTCAAGCTGCAGTGGATTATTATACAACCACACCAGCATTAGTATTTGGCAAGCCAGTGAGAGTTCATTTATCACAGAAGTATAAAAGAATAAAG aaACCTGAGGGGAAGCCAGACCAGAAGTTTGATCAAAAGCAAGAGCTTGGACGTGTGATACATCTCAGCAATTTACCTCATTCTGGCTATTCTGACAGTGCAGTTCTCAAGCTTGCTGAGccttatggaaaaataaaaaattacatactGATGAGGATGAAAAGTCAG gcctttattgaGATGGAGACCAGAGAAGATGCAATGGCAATGGTCGACCACTGTTTGAAAAAGGCGCTTTGGTTTCAGGGGAGATGTGTGAAAGTTGACttgtctgaaaaatataaaaaattggtACTGAGG atTCCCAACAGAGGCATTGACTTACTGAAAAAAGATAAATCTCG GAAAAGATCTTATTCTCCAGATGGCAAAGAATCTCCAAGCGATAAGAAATCCAAGATTGATGGTTCCCAGAAGACTGAAAGTACAACTGAAGGTaaagaacaagaagagaaatCAGGTGAAGATGGTGAAAAAGATACAAAGGATGACCAAGCCGAGCAAGAGCCTAACATGCTTCTTGAATCTGAAGATGAGCTACTCGTGgatgaagaagaagcagcagcactaCTAGAAAGTGGCAGTTCGGTGGGAGATGAGACAGATCTTGCTAATTTAGGTGATGTCGCTTCTGATGGGAAAAAGGAACCTTCGGACAAAGCTGTGAAAAAAGATGGAAATGCCAGTGCTTCAGCAGCTGCaaagaaaaagctgaaaaag CGTCGTTTCCCAGGGAGTATGGAAGGTTTTGTCACTCTAGATGAGGTTGGTGATGAGGAAGATTCGGAACTTCAGAAACTTCGTAAATCGGGCATGGCATTTAAATCTGGTGACAAAAATGATGATGGTTTGGTTGAAATTAAGGTGGACAAGATCGAGGAACTTGATCAAGAAAATGAAGCAGCGTtggaaaatggaattaaaaatgaggaaaatacagAACCAGGCGCTGAATCTGCTGAGAATGCTGATGATCCCAACAAAGATACAAGTGAAAATGCAGATGGCCAAAGTGATGAAAACAAGGAGGACTATACAATTCCAGATGAGTATAGAATTGGACCATATCAGCCCAATGTTCCTGTTG GTATAGACTATGTGATACCTAAAACAGGGTTTTACTGTAAGCTGTGTTCACTCTTTTATACAAATGAAGAAGTTGCAAAGAATACTCATTGCAGCAGCCTTCCTCATTATCAGAAATTAAAG aaatttctGAATAAATTGGCAGAAGAACGCAGGCAGAAGAAGGAAGCTTAA